The genomic stretch CCACGCGGGCACCAGGGGTGACCCGGCGTCGACCGCCGCGTCGTCGCACACGATCCAGAACGCGGCGCCCGGCTGGCTCTGCACGGCCCGCTCGTGGCGCGTGACGTCGCCGAGATCCTCCGCCACGAACCGATCGCCGTCCGCGTTGACCCAGATCTCCCGGGGTTCTCGTTCGGCGGGCGCGAGATGCGCCACCTCGGACCAGAAGTCCACCCGGCCCGGCGTCGAGCGGCGTTCGAGCAGGCCGAGGCGGGGGGTGTGCAGGTCGGCGAAGCGGACGGCGGCACCCAGCGGCGTGGCCATCTCGATCGCGGCACCCGTCGACGTGGGTTCCGCGTTGGTCACCAGGCGGGGTGCGCCCGGGGTCATCGCGGAGAAGAGCTGCGGGTTGGCCCCGTACCCGCCCGACGCCAGCACCGTCACGCCTGCCCGCAGCTCGCGGTCACCGTCGGGGGTGCGCACGACGGCGCCGGTGACGGTGCCCCCCTCGGTGGTCAGGCGCAGGGCGCGCGACCGCAGCCGCAGGGTGACCCGACCCGCGTCCACCTGCGCGTCGAGCAGTGGCCGCAGCGTCTCGCGGATCGACCGGCCGCGCTCGACGCCCCAGTAGGTCCGGGGCCGGGAGTACGGCGAGTGCCCGTGGTAGACCACCGGCATGCCGGGTGCGAACGGAAAGCCGTTCTCGTCGAGCCAGTCCACGACCTCGGGCGCCTCGTCCACGGCCAGGCGGATCAGGGCGGGGTCGCCCTGGTGATGCCCGATCCGCAGCACGTCGGCGAAGTGCCGGTCCGGATCGTCGTCGATGCCGGCGGCGCGTTGCCGACGGGTGCCGGCGGCGCTCATGTGCCCGGCGGAGACCCGCAACGTGCCGCCGATGTCGGTGCCGGCGTCCACCAGGTCGACCCGGAGCCCGGCCCGGGCCGCCTCGATCGCGCAGGGCAGACCTGCGGTGCCGGCACCGATCACCAGGACGTCGGCGTGGCCGGTCACGGTGCCCGCCCGGATCCGGTGACGAAGGAGACCACTGCCGCGGCGAATTCCTCCGGCACCCGCCAGGGCAGTTGCCCGGTGGTGTCGGTCAACTGGATCGACGTCGCGTCCGGGCGGATCCGCCGGGCGATGTCGTCGCAGTGGGCGAGCATGTCGCGTGCCGCGGTGAGCAGCAGGACCGGGCAGGGTGCGGTGCGCAGCGGTTCCGTCGGGTCGTACCGGAAGGCGGCGCGGTAGGCCCAGTTGTACCGCTCGAACACCGACGCGATGTTGGCCACCGCGAGGTTGACCAGCTCCGGTGGCTGTTCCCAGATGTCCAGGTACCGCGCCCAGAGGTCCCGCAGGTGCTCGCCGGCCGGGTCGATCGGCTTGTCCGGCGCCCAGGTGGCACCCAACCGCTCCCGTTCGGCCCGGTCGAGCACGAGACCCGAGAGGATCGCGTGGGTGACCCGGCCGGGCGCGGCGAGGCCGGCGACCGCCAACGCCAGGGAGGCGCCGGTGTGCTGTCCGGCGACGGCGAACTCGTCGATTCCCAGCGCGTCGATCGCGTCCAGCAGAAGGCGCGCGTAGCCGGGGATCTCCGGGGGCTCGGGCGGCGGGTCGGACTGACCGTACCCGGGGGTGTCGAAGGCGTACGCGCGCAGTGATCGGCCGAGCGCGGGCATGGCCGGCGCGAAGACGTTGGACGCCTGCGGCGACTCGTGGAACAGCACGAGCGCCGGTCCCCGGGTGCCGCTCGTCCGGTAGTGGATCTGGGCCCCCTGCGGACCCACATACCCGCGCATGTCACTCCCCTCGCTCGGTCGGTGGTGCGGGCGGCGGGGCCGCAGGCCGCCGCCTCGGGGCGGCCGACCGCGCGGACCGTCGCTTCGGGCGCCCTCCGGGCGCGGCCGCCTCGCGGGGTTCGGCCGGCGGGGAGTCACGGACGAGACGGGCCGGCACGGCGGGACGGCCGACGACGGTCGAGACGATCGTCCCGCCGGCCGCCGCGACGGCCCGCCGCGCGCTGTCCACCGCCGCAGTCACCGACGCCATGTCACCGATGAAGGACACCGAGACGAGACCGTCACCGATCCGGCTGACCCCGATCACCGTCACCTCGGCCGCCTTGGCCATCACGTCGACGGCGACGATCGAGGCAGCCAGTCCGCGCGTCTCGACCATGCCGAGCGCACCCGAATTCCACAGGTCCACGTCAGTCCTTCACATAGTTGACCCACGCCTCGGTCTCCAACCGGTCGACGATCGCGACGATGGTGGAGTCCACGGGCGCCTGGCTGGATTGCCGTTCCGCCAGTCGTGCGGCGCTGCCGCACGCGACCAGGACGACCTCGCCCCGGCCCGCGCCGACGGTGTCGACCGCGACGTACGGCTCCACGGCGTGCCCCTCACCCAGAGGCGTGACGACGAGCAGCTTGGCGCCGGTCAGCGTGTCGGCCTTGACGGTGCTGACCACCGACCCGATCACCCGGGCGATACGCATGCCGGATCACCTCGTTCCTCTATCGCCGGGACCAGGGCGTCTTCTCGAAGGCCTGCCGGACCGCCTGCCGGGCCGACTCGATCTCGGCGTGCAGTCCGGAGACCCACAACCGGCCGAACTGGCCGACGCCCCGCACGTCCACGATCTTGACGTCCGCGGACTTCTCCACCTCGTTGCCGACCGCGGAGATGTAGGCGGCCGGCTGGCACTCCACCACCAGCATCGACTCGCCGGCCACCAGCAGGGAGCCCTTCTTGGACCGGTTGACCAGTTGCGCCTGGTAGGCATCGATGTTGGAGACGACCTTCGCCGAGACCAGTTCCGCAGGCTGCGCGTCGGCCTCGGTCATCCCGAGCAGGTCGAGGATGGTGCGGCCGGCCTGACGCACGGCGT from Micromonospora craniellae encodes the following:
- a CDS encoding alpha/beta fold hydrolase codes for the protein MRGYVGPQGAQIHYRTSGTRGPALVLFHESPQASNVFAPAMPALGRSLRAYAFDTPGYGQSDPPPEPPEIPGYARLLLDAIDALGIDEFAVAGQHTGASLALAVAGLAAPGRVTHAILSGLVLDRAERERLGATWAPDKPIDPAGEHLRDLWARYLDIWEQPPELVNLAVANIASVFERYNWAYRAAFRYDPTEPLRTAPCPVLLLTAARDMLAHCDDIARRIRPDATSIQLTDTTGQLPWRVPEEFAAAVVSFVTGSGRAP
- a CDS encoding FAD-dependent oxidoreductase; protein product: MTGHADVLVIGAGTAGLPCAIEAARAGLRVDLVDAGTDIGGTLRVSAGHMSAAGTRRQRAAGIDDDPDRHFADVLRIGHHQGDPALIRLAVDEAPEVVDWLDENGFPFAPGMPVVYHGHSPYSRPRTYWGVERGRSIRETLRPLLDAQVDAGRVTLRLRSRALRLTTEGGTVTGAVVRTPDGDRELRAGVTVLASGGYGANPQLFSAMTPGAPRLVTNAEPTSTGAAIEMATPLGAAVRFADLHTPRLGLLERRSTPGRVDFWSEVAHLAPAEREPREIWVNADGDRFVAEDLGDVTRHERAVQSQPGAAFWIVCDDAAVDAGSPLVPAWGADGLRAQANQGDVAWVADDLTELARRAGIDPDGLRRAVRAYHLAVDRGVDPLGRRALEHRVARPPFYAVRSAAALLCSFGGLHVDPAFRVRRDDGGVVPGLYAVGEALGMGATSGAAFCGGMAVTPALAFGRLLGRRLGG
- a CDS encoding BMC domain-containing protein; its protein translation is MDLWNSGALGMVETRGLAASIVAVDVMAKAAEVTVIGVSRIGDGLVSVSFIGDMASVTAAVDSARRAVAAAGGTIVSTVVGRPAVPARLVRDSPPAEPREAAAPGGRPKRRSARSAAPRRRPAAPPPAPPTERGE
- a CDS encoding EutN/CcmL family microcompartment protein, which codes for MRIARVIGSVVSTVKADTLTGAKLLVVTPLGEGHAVEPYVAVDTVGAGRGEVVLVACGSAARLAERQSSQAPVDSTIVAIVDRLETEAWVNYVKD